In one Oryza glaberrima chromosome 2, OglaRS2, whole genome shotgun sequence genomic region, the following are encoded:
- the LOC127762492 gene encoding uncharacterized protein LOC127762492 yields MVEDLVNKRLKQISIEQAPQPMESELEKPYEVWHDLVPFLAGWHPPKFCQFDGTRDAREHLAYFEAACGDTANNPSLLLRQFSGSLTGPAFHWYSRLPMGSIGSWASMKEVFKKHFVAMKKDFCIVELSQVQQRRDEVINDYVIRFRNSFVRLAREMHLEDAIEMCVHGIQQHWSLEAFSALSFALAATKLEFEKLPQIMELYKNAIAFDPTKRFNATKPSGSGNKPKVPTEANSTKVFSAAPQGQVPMIGTKNEKVGGRQCSTLQDLLKK; encoded by the coding sequence ATGGTTGAAGACCTGGTGAACAAGCGGTTGAAGCAAATCTCCATCGAGCAAGCACCCCAACCAATGGAGAGTGAGCTCGAGAAGCCATATGAAGTTTGGCATGATCTAGTGCCTTTCCTGGCGGGGTGGCACCCACCCAAGTTCTGTCAATTCGATGGAACCAGAGATGCAAGAGAACACCTCGCGTACTTTGAAGCTGCATGTGGCGACACCGCCAAcaacccctctctcctcctccgtcaaTTCTCTGGATCCCTGACTGGGCCAGCTTTCCACTGGTACAGTCGCCTTCCCATGGGATCAATTGGGAGTTGGGCAAGCATGAAGGAAGTGTTCAAGAAACACTTTGTTGCCATGAAGAAAGATTTCTGTATTGTTGAACTATCACAAGTTCAACAACGGAGAGATGAAGTCATTAACGACTATGTCATCCGCTTCCGGAATAGCTTCGTACGTCTCGCAAGGGAGATGCATCTTGAAGACGCAATTGAGATGTGCGTTCATGGGATACAACAACATTGGTCTCTTGAAGCATTTAGCGCACTCAGTTTCGCTTTGGCAGCAACGAAGCTCGAGTTTGAGAAGTTGCCCCAGATAATGGAGCTTTACAAGAATGCAATCGCCTTTGACCCTACCAAACGCTTTAATGCAACAAAGCCTAGTGGTAGTGGGAACAAACCCAAGGTTCCAACCGAAGCTAATTCCACAAAAGTCTTCTCTGCTGCACCTCAAGGACAAGTGCCCATGATTGGAACAAAGAATGAGAAAGTTGGGGGCAGGCAGTGCTCCACTCTTCAAGATCTCCTCAAGAAGTAG